In Arachis hypogaea cultivar Tifrunner chromosome 2, arahy.Tifrunner.gnm2.J5K5, whole genome shotgun sequence, a genomic segment contains:
- the LOC112746579 gene encoding cytochrome P450 93A3: MADFGTYSLLLLIWVASTLFLRVIFSKHGINNGSRNLPRSPIALPIIGHLYLLRKLPHQSFHKISTRYGPLVYLLFGSKACVLVSSPEMARQCLKTHETCFLNRPKRTNLDYITYGSSDFVLAPYGPYWRFMKKLCMTELLGGRILQQHLPIRAQEIRLFLTGMMKKAEMREEVNVGSELAMVANNIITRMALRRRCCDVGGEGHQLIELVKEMTELGGKFNLGDMFWFVKMFDLQGFGKRLESVRSRYDAIMERIMKEHQDARRNRKTIGDEAVVKDLLDVLLDIYADQSSEIRLTRENIKAFIMNMIGAGTETSAVTIEWALSELINHPEMMSKAREEIDSIVGKNRLVEESDIQNLPYLQSVVKETMRLHPTGPLIVRQSTEDCNVNGYHIPSKTTVFVNVWSIGRDPSYWKDPLEFMPERFMNEEGESELDLKGQNFELLSFGAGRRSCPGAALALNVVHTTLAAMIQCFEWKGNNGIVDMEEGPGMALPRAHPLLCIPVVRLSPFEKTRFSFD, translated from the exons ATGGCTGATTTTGGTACCTATTCCCTATTACTTCTCATTTGGGTAGCCTCAACCTTGTTTCTAAGAGTAATCTTCAGCAAACATGGCATAAATAACGGGTCACGAAACCTTCCACGAAGCCCTATAGCCCTTCCAATCATAGGACATCTCTACCTTCTAAGGAAGCTTCCTCACCAATCATTTCATAAGATCTCGACACGTTATGGCCCTTTGGTTTATCTCTTGTTTGGTTCAAAGGCTTGTGTCCTTGTTTCTTCACCTGAAATGGCAAGGCAATGCCTCAAAACCCATGAAACATGCTTCTTGAACCGACCTAAGAGGACCAACCTTGATTACATCACATATGGTTCCTCGGATTTTGTTTTGGCACCTTATGGACCTTATTGGAGGTTCATGAAGAAGCTTTGTATGACTGAACTCCTTGGTGGCCGTATACTCCAACAGCACCTTCCCATCAGAGCTCAGGAAATAAGGCTATTCTTGACAG GTATGATGAAAAAGGCAGAGATGAGAGAAGAGGTGAATGTTGGGTCAGAGCTAGCTATGGTTGCAAACAACATAATCACAAGGATGGCTTTGAGAAGGAGGTGTTGTGATGTTGGAGGTGAAGGCCACCAACTCATTGAGCTTGTGAAGGAGATGACTGAGCTTGGTGGCAAGTTCAACTTGGGAGACATGTTCTGGTTTGTGAAGATGTTTGATTTGCAAGGGTTTGGAAAGAGGCTTGAGAGTGTTAGGAGTAGGTATGATGCTATAATGGAGAGGATCATGAAGGAGCATCAAGATGCAAGAAGGAATAGAAAGACTATTGGAGATGAAGCAGTAGTGAAGGATTTGCTTGATGTTTTGCTTGATATCTATGCTGATCAAAGTTCTGAGATTAGATTAACAAGAGAAAATATTAAAGCCTTCATTATG AACATGATTGGTGCTGGAACAGAGACATCGGCAGTTACAATAGAATGGGCATTATCTGAGTTAATAAACCACCCAGAAATGATGTCAAAGGCAAGAGAAGAAATCGATTCAATAGTTGGTAAGAACAGATTGGTAGAGGAATCAGATATTCAAAATCTTCCCTATCTTCAATCCGTAGTAAAAGAAACAATGAGGCTTCACCCAACTGGACCCTTAATTGTGAGACAATCAACTGAAGATTGCAACGTTAATGGATACCATATTCCATCAAAAACCACTGTGTTTGTGAATGTTTGGAGTATTGGGAGGGACCCAAGTTACTGGAAGGACCCACTCGAGTTCATGCCAGAGAGGTTCATGAATGAAGAGGGAGAGAGTGAGTTGGATTTGAAGGGACAGAATTTTGAGTTGTTGTCGTTTGGTGCTGGGAGAAGGAGTTGTCCTGGTGCTGCATTGGCTTTGAATGTTGTTCATACAACGTTGGCTGCTATGATTCAGTGCTTTGAATGGAAGGGTAATAATGGGATTGTTGATATGGAGGAAGGGCCTGGAATGGCACTTCCTAGGGCACATCCCTTGTTGTGTATTCCTGTGGTTAGACTCTCTCCTTTTGAGAAGACTCGGTTTTCATTTGATTAG